Within the Deltaproteobacteria bacterium genome, the region ACATCGACTTGGCGGCATCGGTGGCAGCATTAAGCAGAGCGTAGCCTTCGGCCATGACACGCTTGCCGGTCAAATTGACGCCGCTCAGAGATTGATTAAGGTTCGAGATGTCGCTCGATTGTTGATCGGTGTAGGTACTCTTGGTTCCGCCTAAGGACAGGCGTACTGGCCAGGTCGGATCGACGATGCTGCGATCAGTGCCGAGTTGAGTGGGATCTTTGCTGGCGTCTGCCTGCTTCAAGCGACAGCCTACCATGAGACCCCCAGCTAAACAGAGTATGCAAATATGACGTAGGATGAGGACCACCATGAACCCACCGAATTTTTAGATGAATGCATTATTATTGTACCATAGCGCTGCACTATATTTTAAACATTTCGGTCTATCCAATGCCTCCCAATGAGGCTGGATAAAGCGCAGAAAATTAGTTAGTCTCGTATTAGTTTTTAAGAATTACCAAATGCGAGGCAGACTATGCGTCAATCACTTAAGGCCAACTGGGGCCACTTGATCCATGCCGTGAATCTAGTCGGTGCTCTAAGCTTAGCCACAGTGGCGCAGGGGCAGCCCTCTTATCCACGAACCGCTGACGAGGTGCATGTGGACCGTATTATCAATCGGCTCAGTCTTAGTGAAAAAATTGGGCAGATGATTCAGGCTCAGATCATCAACCTCCAAGATGAGATGGCACATGGACGCCGACCTATCAAGGAGCTTAATCTCGGCTCCATCCTCGCAGGTGGTGATTCCATAATTGCTGATAACACGCCGGCTGGATGGCGCACGTTCTTTGCCACGATGCAGGCCGAGGCTAAGGCAAGCTCGTCGGGTCTGCCCATGCTCATCGGCGTAGACGCTGTCCATGGTCACGGGATCGTGCGCGGAGCCACGCTCTTTCCTCATAACATCGGCCTTGGTGCAGCGCGCAGTCCGGAGCTTATTCAGGGCGTGGGAGCGGCGGTAGCACGGGAAGTTTTAGCAACAGGATTTAATTGGAACTTTGCTCCCGGCGTGATCGTAGCTCGCGATATCCGGTGGGGACGCACTTATGAGAGTTTTGGTCAGAATCCAGAGCTTCAGGAGCTCCTAGCTGGCCCGTTCACACGCGGCCTTCAGGAGACACCTCTGGGCGGGCTTTACATGGTTGGTAGTGCCAAACACTTTCTCGGTGACGGCGGTGCCACCTGGGGCACCGGAATGCCCTCAGTCATCAACGGTAAACCACAGATTGATCGGGGTGATACCAGCGGTGATTTAGCAGCTATCAAGGCACTCCATGTCAAGGGATACGAGCAAGCCATCGATGCCGGTGTCGATACGGTGATGGCGTCTTACAGTAGTGTTAACGGCGTGCGCATGCATGCCAACAAGGCATTGCTTACCGATTACTTAAAGGCCGACAAAGCTGCAGATGGTCTTGGCTTTACTGGTTTCGTGATTTCCGATTGGAATGCTGTCGACGAGTTAGATGTCGGTACCCCTGATAATCCAATAGACAATCCGATTGCCCGGTACAAGGCGCAGCTGGTGACTTCGGTCAACGCTGGTGTCGATATGATCATGGTGTTTGGCAAGCTAGATTTCGGAGCTGGTCGTGAGGACCGTGAGTATCGCTATCGCCGCGTCCATCAGCTCCTGACCGAAGCAGTAGAACAAGGTCTCATCACTGAGCAGCGTATTAATGATGCTGTCTCACGCATTCTGCGTATCAAGTCACGTATAGGTCTCTTGGACGGTGAGCGCGCCTCCGCGAACCTGACGGTGAATGATACATCACTAGACCAACTCTTCGGCGCCAAAGAACATCGTCAACTCGCACGGACGGCGGTGCGTGCCTCGATGGTGTTGCTCAAAAACGATGCCGCTACATTACCGATCGATACATCCAAATATAAACGGATATGTGTCGCTGGTAGCAAAGCCAACGACTTCGGTACGCAAGCTGGAGCATGGACGGTGGGGTGGCAAGGCCAAGTGGGCAATGCCAATAAAACTGCGGGAGCATCGACCATACTGGACGGCATAAAGTCACTAGCTGCGGCGCGTGGTCTCGAGGTGATCTATGCTGAGGACGGCAAATTTAGCCGTGAAGTGTGTAAAAACGATGCGTTGGTCATTGCGGTGATCGGCGAAAAACCCTACGCCGAATACTACGGTGATGCGCCTAATCTTAGCCTCAGCAACGAAGATCAACAGCTCCTCGAAAACGCTAAGAGCAATCAGGCGCCGCTCGCCGTCGTACTGCTATCCGGGCGTCCACTCATCATCACTAACGAGCTACCGAGTTGGCAGGCCTTCGTCGCGGCGTGGTTGCCAGGTAGTCAGGGCGAAGGGGTCGCCGACGTCCTTTTTGGTGACTTCAACTTCTCGGGCAAACTGCCCCTGCCATGGCCACGCGATATGAGCCAGATCCCGATGAAAGAAGGCATGGTGCCACTCTTTCCCTACGGGACTGGGCTCAGCTACGGAAATGGCTCTGATCCAGTGCCAACAGGAGCTAGTTAGAGAATGAGAAGAGTTGGTCAGCGTTAAACGACGGAGCGTTACTGAAGTTACCGCTGCCGTCCAGGCAACCAACGCGCACCGTCCAGTTAGTGGCAACTGGGAGCACGATCCACCCCTCGGCCGTCGGTCCTGGGGTGATTTTATTTAGCGTTAAATTCGCTGCTGTTTCGGTTGCTATGGTTAGGCTACGCTTGCCATTACTTGCGGTACCCTTGGCAAAGGTGAACGACTGATTCGTATGCAGGTTGGCTTGGTCGCAGCCTGCGGTGGCTTTGTAGACCAACAGTCCATTGTCGATGCCGATAATGTCGCCAAGTCGCGCTACGTGAAATGTTTCGACGTTTTGACTGTAGTCCCAGCACTCCCAGCCCTTGGCAACTTTGAGTTTATCTTCGTTGATCAGTGTAAAAGCCTGGCATTTGATACCGTTGGTGCCAATGCCGAAACTGCGGTCCTGCGTCGGCGACGCATCCTGCGGGGATAGCCACCAGCCACTGATGTCTGCCCGGTTTATTGCTGTCGCATTCGCATTCGCAGTCGCCCCTGCACCGGCTGTTGCGCTGGCTGAGGCGGAAGTGCCAGAAGTTTGCGGCTGAGTTCTCGGGGCTGCTATCGGTGCCGGCTTTGAGGTGGTTGGTTTAGCGGGCTCACCCTGTACCGGTGTTTCGCCAGACGTCTGTGAGTCTACCGTTGGGTACTGTCTCTTCGGGATTTGGGGAGCCTCGCCACTGCGCGAGCAGGCGAGTGTCAGGAGGAGCACGGTGGTCCAACTAGCAGAATTCATTAACATCAAAACTCCACAGCAGAAAATCAACGCAGGCGAAATCGTAGCAGCAGCAACGGGGAGCGGTCCCCTGAGCGACCGGGGGACTTACCACATAGGAGCAACAGCCATGCCGTAATTAGTTGATTTATGTTCGTGGGTTGAGCAGACGGCTGGTGTCAAACTTTTAGGCAGTTGCCAACTGTCAGCGCTCCAGGCGCTTCAGCGTCAGTTTGAGCGCCCTCACTCTGGCCTGCATGGACTCTACGTCCATGCTAATCGCCGCACTGAGCGAGCAGCGCAGGGCGCGCCGTCGGACCGGGTTTTTCTTATAGCGACGGAAATTCCACGCCGGATGATCTTTGGCCGCGCGGAGGCGTTGACGTGCCTGGCGCAATTTTTTCTCGACGCCACGCCTTAGACTCATGATCTCACTAATGGGCAATGCGGTTAGATCGGGGTCATGCTTGGCGGCCTTCAATATGGTGGCGCGAATGCGCTCAAGTGCCTCAGCATCCCTAGCTGCATAGGCGCGCTGCACTTCGTGCCAGAGTTGTGGGTGTGGCCGCTCCGGATGGAGATCAGGATGGAGGAGGCGCACTAGTTGTTTATAAACATCGCGTAGTTCGCTCTCGCGGCGTGGCTTGCTATCCTGTGGGTGGGGCTCTGTCTCAGGAATCTCGTGGTCCATACCTTGGGGCTCGGACCAAGTCGTGTCTCCCCATAATCTATCAATATCCCCACTATCTTGAGCAGCTTGAATCGTCTTACATGCCGCTCTTAGACTGACTCCTGCATAGGCAGCGTAAGTCTCGATTTCGGCGAGTTGTCGTTCAAGCTGATCTAACTCGCGCTGCAGCAACCGCATCATGCCGAGTGGACCAGCTAACTCCGATTCAAACCACGAGTGAAACTCCGGTATGTCAATGGTTTCGAATGCATGCAGTTTAGCGTGGCTGGAGGCAAGAGCACGCCTGCGGGCCTGATATTTGGCTTCTTCATCCCGGCGCCGCGCGCAACCAGAGATTACAACGAGCCAGTTGCCTGGGACGTTGCCCTCGGATCTACCCGCAGCATGTGAACGTGACGTATCCATGGCCTGAAGCTATTCCGGTCTCACGCTGGCGTCAATGTGACAACGCTGCTGTGATCTGGTAGGGTCGCCCCATGAAAAAGAACGGTGACAAGGCGTGTATAGAAATGACGAGGCGATCGGCACCACTGATGATGTCGATAGCTCTCCTGTTCACGTTGATTAGCACGCTGCCGGCCTGCCATGCTCCTGGGACAGATCCCAGTTTCGCTCGTATCTACGGAGGTATGCCGGTTCCGGACGGGGGATTTGCTGCCGTCGTCGCCGTTGCGATCGGTGACGAGCCGTATCCCTTTTGCACCGGGGTGCTCGTCTCTCCGACTGCCGTGCTGACTGCGGGACACTGCGTCACTGTCCAGTCGCAGGTGGACGACTACGATGCCAACGCTAGGCGTCATCGGCCGTCGGATCTCCGGGTATACGTCGGCAATGCGCTACGAGAGTCTGGTGAGCATCAACGGTTTAGCGTGCGCCAGGTCCATTTACATCCGATGTTACGTGCTAGTCCCATTGGGTATGCTGACTACGCCATCCTGGAGTTAAGTGAGCCAGTGGCTGGAGTCGCCCCCGTGCGCATGGTCCTTGATAACGCCGCTCGTATCCAGGCGCTTAGGCGTGGTCAAGCCACTTTGATTGGGTTTGGCTACCGGGAGTCGTCTCTGTCGGGCGAAAAATATGCTGTCACCACTAAACTACGTTCGCTAAATACTGCCGAAGTCTTGGTTGGCGGTAACGGTCAAGACACTTGCACGGGTGATAGTGGCGGACCCGCTTTGGTTCCGCAAGAGCCAGGCAAGTTGGCGCTTCTAGGTATCGCCTCGCGTGGCCTCAACCTTGCCTGTGGTGATGGTACAGTGGTCGAGTTAACTAGCGCGGCCGCGTGTTGGCTATCGGGGCTAAGAGCATTAGAAGATGGGCCCACGAGCATCGCTGAGTTGGCTGGCTTCTGCCCTAGGGAAGGCAAGCGTTACGCGGATGAGGAACTTGCTGCTACGAGCTTCGAGCGCCTTTGCCATGCGCCTGCCGCGCATCCTGATCAGCGCGCTTCTATTGCAGCGATCATGCAGGCAATGGACACAGCGCATTGTGAGACTGCTGCCGTGCGCCTACAGGCGTCGAACCATTTAAATCTGGACGGCCTAAATCTCAGAGACTTGAGTCCCTTGGCCGGACTGACGCATCTGCGCTACTTGTCGCTCAAGGGCAATGCCATTAGAGATCTAAGTTCACTGCGAACACTCACTAATTTGGTGAGCCTGGAGGTCGAGGGTAACGACATCCGCGATGTTTTTCCCTTACCTGAACTAGTAGCTAAAGGACTCAAGATTAGAGGACTGAAACGGCAAAATTGGAACCACCTGGATACGATGTTTAGACGGCATTGCCGCGCCATGAAAGCTGGCATGATCGACAGTGAGACTGAGCACACGGTGCGCGCGCTTCTTTGGCATGCAAGCAGTGATGACTGTGACAGCGCCAATGCCAGGCTGCTCATGCGGACTAGGCTCAATCTGGCTGGTCGTGGTTTGAGTCGTGTCGGTTCGCTGACGGATTTCACGAACCTGGAACACCTGGATCTTCAAGACAATCCGCTCGTGGACATTACACCTTTGAGCTCACTTGAGAACCTCGAATCCCTCGATCTTCGCGATACTAAGGTCGTTGATACGGCCCCACTCGATGCATTGGTCGCCTCCGGTTTGCACATTTGGCGCTAACTCGCGCAGGTACTGCTATAATTAAATAGATAGAGCAGGCGAGAACCAAAGGTGGACTATCGCCGCCAGCACAGCGGATCATCACCTCCAGCGGGCTATAGGCATGATGCAAACCCAACGAGAGTTCTGGCGCGGATCGATGGTGTTGCTGGGTTGCAACACGCTGGCTGGAATTTTTAACTACGGCTTTCAGGTGCTGGCGGCGCGTCGGCTGGCCGTGGCAGACTACGGCAGTCTCAATCTTTGGATTGCCGATATTACGATAGCGCTATCAGTTGGTACGATTGCGCAGATGACGGCGAATTATTTTCCTTTGAAGGCGACGACGCTGCGCAAGGTCGCTCCCGTGGCTTTAGTCCTAGGGCTAGCAGTCGCCACGAGCATCGTCATGGTGGCAGTGCATGGTGGCTTAAACGATTTAGTTGCCGGTGCCGCAGCGGTGGGACTGGGAGTAATGGCAGGATGGCTCGGTGGTCAGGTGCAGGCCCGCATGCAATTCGCGTTGCTGGGACTCTCCCTAGTATTTGCTGCATTGCTGAAAATCTTAATCGCGGGGCTAGTGCCACCGGGAGCTGGTTCTGCGACTGATGCCCTGACGGCCTACCATCTTGCCGTGGCGATAAGTTTCATAGCTCCGATAATATTGATCGCGTTGCGCTCGCTGACGCATCCGTTTCAGACTGTGCCGCGCGTCGCTGAGGACCGCGTCCAAGCAAAAATCATATGCGCATCGTTGCTGGCTCTGGCGACGGCACTCATACCCCAACTCGACATCATAAACCTGAGACAGTTTCAGACGAGTGAGGTGCTTGGGCAGTATGCGCGCGTGATGCTAGCAGCTAAGGCAATATTTTTCGGTGCGGCAGCGATCTTGCAGGTAGCCTTGCCTTTTCATCTGCGCGCTCAGGACGCCAAGATGGATCGCAGCGCTGGCGGTGCCATAAGACGCACCGAGCTTACGGTGGTCGCTGCGTGTTTTGTGGCATCGGGGCTCGCGGCGGTCCTGTTACCTTGGCTTAGCCTAATTTTTTTGGGATTCGACCTTGGTGGTTACCAGCTCTGGATTCTACTCACGGGATGTATCGCCTCGCTGCAGTTTGCTCTGCTGCAGGAGATTCAGCGCGACTGCGCTAAGCTCGCATGGAAGCGTGCCGCCGTCGTGCTGGCCGCCTTGGGCGTAGTGCTCGTTTG harbors:
- a CDS encoding beta-glucosidase, which translates into the protein MRQSLKANWGHLIHAVNLVGALSLATVAQGQPSYPRTADEVHVDRIINRLSLSEKIGQMIQAQIINLQDEMAHGRRPIKELNLGSILAGGDSIIADNTPAGWRTFFATMQAEAKASSSGLPMLIGVDAVHGHGIVRGATLFPHNIGLGAARSPELIQGVGAAVAREVLATGFNWNFAPGVIVARDIRWGRTYESFGQNPELQELLAGPFTRGLQETPLGGLYMVGSAKHFLGDGGATWGTGMPSVINGKPQIDRGDTSGDLAAIKALHVKGYEQAIDAGVDTVMASYSSVNGVRMHANKALLTDYLKADKAADGLGFTGFVISDWNAVDELDVGTPDNPIDNPIARYKAQLVTSVNAGVDMIMVFGKLDFGAGREDREYRYRRVHQLLTEAVEQGLITEQRINDAVSRILRIKSRIGLLDGERASANLTVNDTSLDQLFGAKEHRQLARTAVRASMVLLKNDAATLPIDTSKYKRICVAGSKANDFGTQAGAWTVGWQGQVGNANKTAGASTILDGIKSLAAARGLEVIYAEDGKFSREVCKNDALVIAVIGEKPYAEYYGDAPNLSLSNEDQQLLENAKSNQAPLAVVLLSGRPLIITNELPSWQAFVAAWLPGSQGEGVADVLFGDFNFSGKLPLPWPRDMSQIPMKEGMVPLFPYGTGLSYGNGSDPVPTGAS
- a CDS encoding trypsin-like serine protease, with amino-acid sequence MKKNGDKACIEMTRRSAPLMMSIALLFTLISTLPACHAPGTDPSFARIYGGMPVPDGGFAAVVAVAIGDEPYPFCTGVLVSPTAVLTAGHCVTVQSQVDDYDANARRHRPSDLRVYVGNALRESGEHQRFSVRQVHLHPMLRASPIGYADYAILELSEPVAGVAPVRMVLDNAARIQALRRGQATLIGFGYRESSLSGEKYAVTTKLRSLNTAEVLVGGNGQDTCTGDSGGPALVPQEPGKLALLGIASRGLNLACGDGTVVELTSAAACWLSGLRALEDGPTSIAELAGFCPREGKRYADEELAATSFERLCHAPAAHPDQRASIAAIMQAMDTAHCETAAVRLQASNHLNLDGLNLRDLSPLAGLTHLRYLSLKGNAIRDLSSLRTLTNLVSLEVEGNDIRDVFPLPELVAKGLKIRGLKRQNWNHLDTMFRRHCRAMKAGMIDSETEHTVRALLWHASSDDCDSANARLLMRTRLNLAGRGLSRVGSLTDFTNLEHLDLQDNPLVDITPLSSLENLESLDLRDTKVVDTAPLDALVASGLHIWR